In the genome of Paenarthrobacter ilicis, the window GTGGAGGAGCACCTCCGCCATGCCGACAAGTTGGATCCAAATGCGGGAAAGAACGGCCATGCCGACGCTACCCGTGCCGACGCTCCCCATGCCGACGCTCCCCATGCCGACAGCGATGCTTCCCCGGTGCCGCGCCACTCGGGTTCCAATGCCGCTGGCGATGGCCACGTTGCCGAGGGCGAACGATTGACCCGGGACCGCAGTGATCGTGGTGAGCGCACGGCCGACGGCACGCAGGACCGCGCATGAGCCTCGTGGAAAGAAGGGCAGGCCAGGCTGTGCGCAGTGATGGGCCCGCAGCCAGCCGGCATGCCGTAGATGTGGTGCTTGGCCACCTCGGAGAGATTGGTCCCGCCGTCGCATCCTTGCGTCGGGAGTCTTCGCGCCTGGCGGAGTGGGGAGAGGAGTTGGCCAGGGTCCGGCTGCGCGGGGGGACCGTTTTTGCCGCCGGCAGCGATGGCTCATCCCATGAAGCGCAACGGTTCACGTCCGAACTCGCAGCCCACGATCCCGTTGATGGCTCCGGATTCAAAGCCATTTACATTCCCAAGGGTGCAACCGGCTCGGAGCAGACCGTCGCCGCCCAGCTGCAAGCTCAAGTGCGCAGCGGCGACATCGTGGTGCTCCTGGCAGCAAAAGGAATCACCGACGATCTGCGGAACGCTGCCGCTGCGGCCAAGAAGGGCGGCGCGCGGGTGTGGGCGCTGACAGGCAGGGAATCCAAGGACCTGGCGGATTCGGTGAATGAGGCGATCTGCATCAACACAGATCCGCCGCACGCCGAGGAAGCCCACTTGGTAGCTGTGCTGGCCCTCTGCGAGTGCTTCATCGACGCGCAAAAGCACGTTACACCGGAATAGCAGGCGGCGCGCGGTCCGCGAGCACGATCGTGGACCGCTGCGTCTGCCAGTCTTGTGCTGTGATCTGCGACTCATCAGGAATAGTTGCAGACGCGGCGCAGTTGCCCAGAGTGATCGCACATCATTCTGAAAGGAACTGCGCATGCTGTTTTCTCCCCTGGCCCTCGGCGAGCTCGAACTTTCCAACCGATTGGTGATGGCGCCCCTGACGCGTCTCCGTGCCGGAGATAAAGGTGTGCCCGGAGCTCTTATCGCCGAGCACTACCGCCAGCGGGCTTCCTTGGGCCTGATCGTCAGTGAGGGCACCTACCCGACGCCGGCCGGGCAGTCCTATGCAGGTCAGCCGGGCTTGGTGACCGAGGAGCAGGTTGCCGGCTGGAAGCAGGTCACTGAAGCAGTCCACGCCGATGGCGGCCGGATCTTCGCACAGGTAATGCACGGTGGACGGGTGTCACACCCGGATATCACCAACGGTGTGGAAATCGTTGGCCCCAGTGCTGTGGCGATTGAGGGCGACGTCCGCACACCCCTGGGCAAGAAGCCGTTCCCGGTTCCCCGTGAACTCCGCACTGATGAGCTGCCCAGCGTCATCCAGGAAATCGTCACTGCATCGAAGAATGCCATTGAGGCCGGTTTTGACGGCGTTGAGCTGCACTCCGCCAATGGCTACCTTCTGCACGAGTTCCTTGCTCCCAACTCCAACGTCCGCACGGACAGCTACGGTGGTTCCCCCGAGAACCGGGCACGCTTCGTGATCGAGACCGTCCAGGCCGTTGTGGAGGCACTTGGAGCCAACCGCGTTGGCATCCGTATTTCCCCCGAGCACAACGTCCAGGGGATCTCGGAGGTGGACGCAGCTGATGTCCGCGCCACGTACCAGGTTCTGGTGGACACCATTGCCCCGCTCAACCTCGCCTATCTGAGCGTCCTGCACCACGATCCCAAGAGCGCCCTGGTTCAGGACCTTCGCGAGCGTTTCAACGGCATCTTCCTCGTGAACACCGGCTTCAGCCAGATCACCACCCGTGACGAAGCTTTTGCCATCATCGAGGACGGCCTCGCCGATGCCGTCGTCGTTGGCCGGCCCGCCATTGCCAACCCGGACCTCGCCCGCCGTTGGCGCGAAAGCTTGCCCCTCAACGAGCCGGACGCCTCCACCTTCTACGCCGATGGCGCTGAGGGCTACACGGACTACCCGTTCTACTCGAACTAAAAACGCAGCACCCCAGCAAGACCTCGACGCCGGCACCCACCTCGGGTGCCGGCGTCGCCGGTTTAAGTTCTGTGTGGCTGAGGGAAAAATGTGACGCGCCCGCTTTCGGTGACGGCAGCCGGGCTTCCTATAGGATTTGGGCATGCCTGCCTCTTCCTCGTCCGCCGCCCGTGCCGGCTTTCCCGTGAGTCGGCAAGTGCTGGCCGATCACGTCTACGAGGCATTGTTGGAATGGCTGATGGATGGCCGGCTGGAGCCGGGCGCCGCGGTCAGCATCGACGGTATGGCCAGGGAACTTGATGTTTCCCCAACTCCCGTGCGTGAAGCCCTGGCCCGGTTGGAGCACACGGGCATGGTGCGGCGAGTGGCTTTGAAGGGCTACCGGGTTGCGCCGGTTTTCACCCGTGAGGATTTTGCCGAGCTCATGGAGGCGCGGCTGTCCATTGAGCCGGTGAACGCCAAATTGGCCTGTACGCGTATGACCCCCGATGGGCTCGAGGCACTGAAGAAGGCCGTGGAGGACCTGCGGACTGCGCCCCGCGGGGGAACGTTCGCCGAATACCGCAGCTACCTCGAAGCGGACGAGCGATTCCAT includes:
- a CDS encoding alkene reductase, which gives rise to MLFSPLALGELELSNRLVMAPLTRLRAGDKGVPGALIAEHYRQRASLGLIVSEGTYPTPAGQSYAGQPGLVTEEQVAGWKQVTEAVHADGGRIFAQVMHGGRVSHPDITNGVEIVGPSAVAIEGDVRTPLGKKPFPVPRELRTDELPSVIQEIVTASKNAIEAGFDGVELHSANGYLLHEFLAPNSNVRTDSYGGSPENRARFVIETVQAVVEALGANRVGIRISPEHNVQGISEVDAADVRATYQVLVDTIAPLNLAYLSVLHHDPKSALVQDLRERFNGIFLVNTGFSQITTRDEAFAIIEDGLADAVVVGRPAIANPDLARRWRESLPLNEPDASTFYADGAEGYTDYPFYSN
- a CDS encoding SIS domain-containing protein; amino-acid sequence: MSLVERRAGQAVRSDGPAASRHAVDVVLGHLGEIGPAVASLRRESSRLAEWGEELARVRLRGGTVFAAGSDGSSHEAQRFTSELAAHDPVDGSGFKAIYIPKGATGSEQTVAAQLQAQVRSGDIVVLLAAKGITDDLRNAAAAAKKGGARVWALTGRESKDLADSVNEAICINTDPPHAEEAHLVAVLALCECFIDAQKHVTPE
- a CDS encoding GntR family transcriptional regulator, with product MPASSSSAARAGFPVSRQVLADHVYEALLEWLMDGRLEPGAAVSIDGMARELDVSPTPVREALARLEHTGMVRRVALKGYRVAPVFTREDFAELMEARLSIEPVNAKLACTRMTPDGLEALKKAVEDLRTAPRGGTFAEYRSYLEADERFHQLIAAQAKNQFLLTAYNTLGGQIQRFRLFGGVGITDAEQAIAEHQAVLDAMINGDSDKAAAMMTAHVEKVRGRAMADAPED